The DNA region CAGCGCCCGGTCGGCCGCACCGACCATCGCCCCCAGCTGCGCGATCATGGTGACAATCTGGTCCACGCTACGGTGATTAAACACATGAACTTCAATCCCATGCGAGATGAGCTCTCGGGCGATGTCCGCTTGCAGATCGGAAAAACCCAGTACCAGATCGGGCTCAAGCGCCAAAATGCGATCGATCTTGGCCGAAGTAAACGCCGACACTTTGGGTTTTTCTTTGCGCGCTCTTGGCGGACGCACGGTAAACCCCGAAATACCCACGATGCGGTCCTCTTCACCGAGCAAATAGAGCGTTTCGGTGGTTTCTTCGGTGAGACAAACAATTCGTTCCGGCCAGCGCATACTCTCTCCCAGCGACTTGCACCCTAGGCTTTGGGCGTGCCACAGTCTACGCTCTGTGCAGCTTGTGAGTTACTGCGTGAAGCATCCGTTTGTCGCAATCGCCGATTTTCTTTGGCACCCACGTTGGGCGCGTTCGTCGCCGATCATACAACGAACGATGTGGTTCCTGCGCTACCCCTATGCGCTTTTACGTGACGCCCTGCGCGGCGAGCTCAATCTGCGGGCTATGAGTCTGGTGTACACGACGATCCTCTCGCTCGTACCACTTATTGCGCTGAGCTTCTCAATGCTAAAAGCGTTCGAATTCCACTATGAGCTGAGTCCGGTGCTCAACAACATTCTTGCGCCGCTGGGCCCCAAAGCGGCCGAACTCAGTCAGCGCATCATTTCCTTTGTCGATAACGTTCAGGGCGCGGCGCTCGGTTCGGTTGGACTCGCCTTCTTGATCTTCACTGTTATCTCAATGGTACAAAAGGTCGAAGAGAGTTTTAATTTTGTCTGGCAGGTCACCAAGTCGCGCAGCCTGGTACGCCGCTTCAGTGAATTTTTGAGCCTCATCATGGTGGCGCCGGTGCTGATGCTGGTCGCGCTGGGATTACTCGGTACGCTCTCGGTCGACGCCGTCACGTCCCGTCTTTTGCAGTATGAATGGATCGCGGACGGCACCGTTTGGCTTAGCCAGTGGGTACCGTTGCTGATCATCTGCGCGGCGTTCACGTTTCTCTACGGGTTCATTCCCAATACGAGAGTCACGCTTCGCGCGGCGGTAGTCGGCGGTGTGTTCGGTGGGGTCGTGTGGACGCTGGCAGGAAAAGTTTTCCAAGCGGTCGTCGCCAGCTCAGCGCAATACACCGCGATCTACTCGACGTTTGCGATTGTCATCGTGGCTCTCATTTGGCTGTACATCGGTTGGCTCATCTTACTCGTGGGCGCCAAAATCTCGTTTTACGCGCAAAACCCGCAATATCTCCGATATGGCCGTCAGCGCCTTGAAATTGGCACAGCCAAACGCGAACGCCTCGCCATCGCCATTATGGTTCGTGTGGCGCGTAATTTTCAGTCTGAAAAAACGGGCGCCAATATCAATCAGATTGCCGCACAACTTCACGTTACGGGCAACTTGCTCGCCCCGATTGCGCAACGACTTGAAGAGTCGGGCCTACTGAACAAAACGGCAGAGGCGCAACTCATACCGGCGCGGGCGCTGGCCAAAATTAAGCTGCTCGATGTGGTTAATGCCGTGCGCATCAGTCAACGACATGACCATGCGCTCAGCGTTACGGGCCACCCGGGTCCGGTGGACGATGCTGTGAACACCATTATGGGCAACATCGACTCATCTATCGAACAAACGCTCGGGATCACCACCCTTCAAGACCTGATGACAGACAACGACTAGCCGTCCCGTTCGATACGATTGATGCGGATGTCGTGTTCGCTTCACGTCGAGGCAGCCACTCACGCCACGCCAATGAAACGCCGTTTACGTTTTGCCGCCCCGTTTTAAAGAGTGTTCAATTCCCTGCAATCGTGAGTTCGTCGAGCAGCAACGAAGCGCAATGGACTTTACTGTTACGATCCACGTCGCTGCCGATGGCAATGAGCTTTTGATACATATCAATCAGATTGCCCGCGATGGTAATTTCATGCACCGGATAAGCGATCTCACCATTTTCGACCCAAAACCCAGCCGCACCGCGCGAATAGTCGCCGGTGATGGCATTGACCCCTTGTCCAATAAGCTCCGTCACATAAAGACCACTGCCCATGTCTCGGATCAGTTCCGCGTGGTCGGCTGAGCCGGCCGTCACCACCATGTTTTGTATACCGCCCGCGTTGGCGGTCGTTTCCAAGCCGAGACGTCGCGCCGAGTAACTGCTCAAAATGAAATCTTGCACCACGCCATCGGCTATCAGGTCGCGCGCATAGGTCGCCACCCCCTCGCCGTCCATCGGTACACTGCCGAACGCTTTCTCGATGTGCGGCTCTTCCCGAATTGACAAAAAGGAGGGAAACACCTGCTGTCCTTTTGCGTCGAGCAAAAACGAGGCTTTGCGATACTGCGCACCACCGCTCAATGCCCCGAGACAGTGGCCGATCAGACCGCGCGCAAGTCGTGCTGGAAACAACACCTTCGCCGTGCGCGTCGAGAGCTTCCGCGCACCGAGTCTCGCCACCGCACGACGCGACGCTTCTTCGCCGACTACCGAAGGCGCATCGAGATCCTCGGCAGCGCGCTTGGAGCTATACCAGTAGTCGCGCTCCATTGCGCCATTCGCGTCCGACGCGAGAACCGCGCAGCTTATGCTGTGGCTCGATGTGCGAAAGCCGCCGACAAAACCATGCGAGTTGCCATACACGCGTGTGCCGGTAAAGCTGCTGACGGTGGCGCCCTCGCTATTTTGTATACGCGCATCAAAATCGCGCGCGGATGATTCGCATTCAGACGCCAGCTCAATGGCATCGTTCGCATCAATACCCCACGGATGATAAAGCGACAAATCCGGAAGCTCTGTGGCCATACGGGATTTATCCGCTAACCCGGCCGCGGGGTCCTCGGCGGTAAACCCCGCAATCGAGCACGCCTTCGCCACCGTCTGTTCGATCGCGTAGTCAGAAAAATCCGCCGTGCTCGCGGAGCCGTGTGACTGACCTCGGTAGCACGTCAGACTCAGGCTGCGATCGCGTTGATATTCGATCGTCTCCACTTCCCCCAACCGCACATTGACCGACAGTCCGGCACTGGCGCTCACGGCGGTCTCCGCGGCGGTGGCCCCCTGAGCACGGGCGCTGTCCAGGATCCGGCGGGTGAGTGATTCCAGTTCGTCCTGAGCGACGGGAGCAAGCTGCGACATGATTAAACCATCCGAATTGAGATCATTGAGCGACGCGCAGGCCGCGTGGCAGAGTGTACCTGACGCTTGCGGCATTTGGCTCGCATCGCGAGAAAATCGCTTATACTCACGAATTAGACGAGAGCCGTTTTCCGCGTGGCTCTGTTCGCTACCGGAGCATTGTGCTGACATGATCCACCCACATACACATACACATGCCGATGGGCGCGGCGCGGTTTCTGACCGATGCTCGGCGCGGGGCGTTCACCGGGCACTCGGGGGGCTGCTGGCGTTACTGATTTGCGCCGTTGGATGTACGGCCAGTGATTCGACGCCGACGCCCAACGCTGAAACAGGACACACCGATATGTCAGATAATCGCCAATCCACACCGCCCGAACCGACTGATGCGTCATCAATTGGCGACCGCAAGGCCCGTGTCACCGACGGACACGATTCGTCGGCGCAACCGTCAGTAACCGTGGACTCGCCGGCATCGTCGTCAGTCAATGTGCACGGTGTACCGGATGACTTGCTGAAACGGATGGTCGCGTCGGTGGCTGAGCAGGCCGGTGTATCGGCAGACACTGTGCAGCTGGTGCGCGCGGAGTCCACCACGTGGCGCGATGGTTCGCTGGGCTGCCCACAGCCCGGCATGGCCTACAGCCAAGCACTGGTGGACGGCTACTGGGTGATCTATCGCGCAGGCGATGAAGAGTACGATTTACGAGCGACCCGTCAGGGCACTTTCACGCGCTGTACCGGCGCCACTAAGCAACCCCCGATTCGCTATGACGACACGTGATCGTTTAGTCGACGATGCGCCTGACGACGAGGGCCTGAGCAAGACCCGACTCAAAAAGGAAATGCATCGACTACAAAAACTCGGTGAAGAACTCATCGACCTGAATCGCCGTCAACTCGATGCGTTGCCGCTGCCTGATGAGCTTCGCGCGGCCATCGATGCTGCTCAAAAAATGACCAAACATCGGGCGCTCTATCGACAACGACAGTTCATCGGCAAGGTCATGCGCTCGATCGATGCAAGCCCTATTGAGGTGGCGCTGAACAACCTGCGACACCCCGAGCGTCAGGCCAATGCCCGCTTTCATAAAGTCGAACACTGGCGCGATACGCTGGTCGCCCATCCGGAGCGCAGCAGCGATTTCATTACTGAGTTTCCCTCGATCGATCGCCAGCAGCTTGGCCAAAAAGTGCGTGCAGCCAACAAAGAGCATCTTAACGGCAAGCCCGTCGGCGCTGGCAAGGCACTATTTCGATTCATTGACGCGCATTTCGAACGACTCGAGGCGTCGGCGGAGTAAATCGCTGGTGATCAGGTCGCGCCGCGCTGGTAAACTTAATCTATGAGCATTCGAATCGGCATCATCATGGGGTCTAAATCGGATTGGGACACCATGCGTCACGCCACCGACACTCTCGAGGCGCTGGGTTTGCGTTACGAGGTGAAAGTCGTGTCGGCGCATCGCACACCCGATTTGCTCTTCGACTACTGTGCGGGCGCACGGGACCGCGGACTGGAGGTAATTATCGCCGGCGCCGGCGGTGCCGCCCACCTTCCGGGTATGGCCGCCGCCAAAACACCGCTTCCCGTTCTTGGTGTTCCAGTGCAGTCCAAAGCGCTGAACGGCATCGACTCACTGTTGTCGATTGCCCAAATGCCCGCCGGCATTCCGGTCGGCACGCTCGCCATCGGGCGCGCTGGCGCGGTTAATGCCGCGCTGCTCGCCGCTGCCATCGTGGCCAATCACGACGACGACGCACGCCGCGCACTGGATGCCTTCCGCGCAGCGCAAACTGAACGGGTGCTTGAGCAACCCGATCCCAGAGATTAAGCCGATGGCCTCCAGCGTCACGGTCGGCATCGTGGGGGCGGGCCAACTCGGCCGTATGATGGCACTCGCCGGCACACCGCTCGGCATCAACTTTGTGTTTCTCGACGCCAATGCCGACGCGCCCGCCGCCCGTCTGGGCGAAATGGTCATTGGTCGCTTCGACGACCTAGCCGCCCTTGAAGCGCTTGCGTCTCGAGTGGATGTGGTCACCTTCGATGTGGAGAACGTGCCCGCTAAGGTGCTCAAAAAAATTGGCGAACATACGCCGGTATGGCCATCCGCCGATGCACTCGACACCGCGCAAGATCGACTGTCTGAAAAGACGCTGTTTACGGAACTGGGTATTCCAACGCCATCGTTTGTCGCCGCCAGCACCGAACAAGAGCTCATGGACGCAGCCATCGACTGCGGCTTCCCGTGTGTCGTCAAAACACGCCGCATGGGTTACGACGGGCGCGGTCAGCGGTTTTTGCACAGTGTCGATGACGTGTCGACCGCGTGGAACAGTCTGAACAGCGATGCACTCATCGTCGAGTCGTTTGTGCATTTTGACCGAGAGGTTTCCATTATCGTTGCGCGCAATCGACACGGCGATGTTGTGCATTATCCGCTTGCCAGCAATTCTCACAGAAACGGCATCTTGCATGTCAGTGAAGCACCCTGGCATGACGAACGCGATACAGCCCTTGCGCAGAACTACGCGGCGAAATTGCTCTCACACTTTGATTACTGCGGCGTACTCACGATCGAACTGTTTTCGACCAAAGACGGACTCTTGGTGAACGAAATCGCGCCGCGCGTGCACAACTCCGGACACTGGACAATCGAAGGCGCCGAAACCAGTCAATTTGAAAATCACTTACGCGCCATCCTCAACTGGCAACTGGGCAGCACTGCGCCCCGCGGGCATTCGGCAATGATCAATTTCCTGGGCCGAATGCCCGACGCCAACACCTGCTATGCGGTGCCAGGCATGCACTTTCACTCGTACGGCAAATCCAATCGCCCCTCTCGCAAAGTGGGTCACGGCACGATTAACGCCACGACACCCGAAGCGGTGAGCGAGGCGGTCAGTCAGTTTGAGACGCTCTACACGCCGGACCTCTAACGCCGCCAATTCCTAGCTTGTGGTGCTGTCCAACGCAGCCTTCACTGCCACGGTTATGGCGTCGGCGTCCATTGCTTTCGTTACGCGGGAATACAGCTTCCCGGTGCGCGCGTCAACCAGCAACATAAAACCTGTGCGACCCTCGTTTTTAGCGTAATACTCCCCAATACCCAGCGCGTTAGCCAGCAGTCCCGACTGGTGGCGACGGGTATCGTCGGTGAGATCTAGTGTTAAAAACAACACGCGTTCATTGTCTAGATCGGCCTGGCTACGGGCTTTATTGATGGCGGGGTCCAACACCTTGCAGCTGCCGCACCAATCCGCATAAAACAACACGCTATACAAGGCGGGCTGAGCCGCGTGGTCGTCCGCCTGAGCGGGCATTGCCGCGGCAAATGCCAGGCACAAAACAACGATGATTTTTTGCATCGATTTCTCCATGTGAACAATGTCTGTGTGAACACAGACCGGCACCTGGAGAGAAATATTTCGCAATTGAGGCTGATTTGTTCAGGCGCCCAGCTCAAGCCGTATCCGTTACCCCATAGGCGGACACTACACCAGCAGTGATTCCTGGTAGTAGCGATAGACCGACAACATCGCCAAAACCAGCGCGAGAGCGAGCGTCGAGACCACCGATATCACCACCGCCTCGGGGGCCAAGGGAATGCCCTTCACCAACTCGGTGACGAGCAGGTGCTGACTGAGACTGGGTACGAGCATGAACGACGACTGTGGTTTAAGCGAAGCGAAAATCGCGAGCATGATGGGCAAGGTGGGCAACATCATGGCCATGGACAGATAGCTTTGCGCTTCCTTATACGTTTTGCTGAAGGTCGCGATGATTGTCATAAACGCCGCGCCGAACAGCACAAATGGCAACATGATTAAAAAGGTCTGGATGGCGATCGGAACGGAAAAATTGGCCACCATATTGATTTTCTCGAGTGGCAACAATTTCACGCTGAAATAGAATGCCACAATGCTCATGAACAAAGACATTGCCATGAATAATGATGTCGCGAGCAATTTGCCGATGATTAAACGGCCGCGAGAAACGGGCACACTGAGCAATGATTCAAGCGAACCGCGTTCGCGCTCGCCGGCGGTCGTGTCGATAGCCAAGTACATACCACCCATGAGCACGGCAAAAATAAAAAAGTACGTAATGACACCCACAATCATGATGGCACGCGATGCGGGTGTTGAAATGTCCACATGAT from Pseudomonadota bacterium includes:
- the pmbA gene encoding metalloprotease PmbA, producing the protein MSQLAPVAQDELESLTRRILDSARAQGATAAETAVSASAGLSVNVRLGEVETIEYQRDRSLSLTCYRGQSHGSASTADFSDYAIEQTVAKACSIAGFTAEDPAAGLADKSRMATELPDLSLYHPWGIDANDAIELASECESSARDFDARIQNSEGATVSSFTGTRVYGNSHGFVGGFRTSSHSISCAVLASDANGAMERDYWYSSKRAAEDLDAPSVVGEEASRRAVARLGARKLSTRTAKVLFPARLARGLIGHCLGALSGGAQYRKASFLLDAKGQQVFPSFLSIREEPHIEKAFGSVPMDGEGVATYARDLIADGVVQDFILSSYSARRLGLETTANAGGIQNMVVTAGSADHAELIRDMGSGLYVTELIGQGVNAITGDYSRGAAGFWVENGEIAYPVHEITIAGNLIDMYQKLIAIGSDVDRNSKVHCASLLLDELTIAGN
- the yjgA gene encoding ribosome biogenesis factor YjgA; protein product: MTTRDRLVDDAPDDEGLSKTRLKKEMHRLQKLGEELIDLNRRQLDALPLPDELRAAIDAAQKMTKHRALYRQRQFIGKVMRSIDASPIEVALNNLRHPERQANARFHKVEHWRDTLVAHPERSSDFITEFPSIDRQQLGQKVRAANKEHLNGKPVGAGKALFRFIDAHFERLEASAE
- a CDS encoding YhjD/YihY/BrkB family envelope integrity protein, giving the protein MKHPFVAIADFLWHPRWARSSPIIQRTMWFLRYPYALLRDALRGELNLRAMSLVYTTILSLVPLIALSFSMLKAFEFHYELSPVLNNILAPLGPKAAELSQRIISFVDNVQGAALGSVGLAFLIFTVISMVQKVEESFNFVWQVTKSRSLVRRFSEFLSLIMVAPVLMLVALGLLGTLSVDAVTSRLLQYEWIADGTVWLSQWVPLLIICAAFTFLYGFIPNTRVTLRAAVVGGVFGGVVWTLAGKVFQAVVASSAQYTAIYSTFAIVIVALIWLYIGWLILLVGAKISFYAQNPQYLRYGRQRLEIGTAKRERLAIAIMVRVARNFQSEKTGANINQIAAQLHVTGNLLAPIAQRLEESGLLNKTAEAQLIPARALAKIKLLDVVNAVRISQRHDHALSVTGHPGPVDDAVNTIMGNIDSSIEQTLGITTLQDLMTDND
- a CDS encoding ABC transporter permease — translated: MHAVLTVFWKEVTDNFRDRRTMLSALLLGPLLGPLVFSGMISIMLSTQLDDVDETLEIPVIGAEYAPNLMQFIRQNNVQLKELPATTDGEALVRDREYPVMLIISESFPRHFRDGVPATVQTVADQSSQKTQKPFSRLTAILQAYNKKTGVLRLQARGISSVVVEPLAIDHVDISTPASRAIMIVGVITYFFIFAVLMGGMYLAIDTTAGERERGSLESLLSVPVSRGRLIIGKLLATSLFMAMSLFMSIVAFYFSVKLLPLEKINMVANFSVPIAIQTFLIMLPFVLFGAAFMTIIATFSKTYKEAQSYLSMAMMLPTLPIMLAIFASLKPQSSFMLVPSLSQHLLVTELVKGIPLAPEAVVISVVSTLALALVLAMLSVYRYYQESLLV
- a CDS encoding thioredoxin domain-containing protein, whose translation is MQKIIVVLCLAFAAAMPAQADDHAAQPALYSVLFYADWCGSCKVLDPAINKARSQADLDNERVLFLTLDLTDDTRRHQSGLLANALGIGEYYAKNEGRTGFMLLVDARTGKLYSRVTKAMDADAITVAVKAALDSTTS
- the purE gene encoding 5-(carboxyamino)imidazole ribonucleotide mutase yields the protein MSIRIGIIMGSKSDWDTMRHATDTLEALGLRYEVKVVSAHRTPDLLFDYCAGARDRGLEVIIAGAGGAAHLPGMAAAKTPLPVLGVPVQSKALNGIDSLLSIAQMPAGIPVGTLAIGRAGAVNAALLAAAIVANHDDDARRALDAFRAAQTERVLEQPDPRD
- a CDS encoding 5-(carboxyamino)imidazole ribonucleotide synthase encodes the protein MSNPIPEIKPMASSVTVGIVGAGQLGRMMALAGTPLGINFVFLDANADAPAARLGEMVIGRFDDLAALEALASRVDVVTFDVENVPAKVLKKIGEHTPVWPSADALDTAQDRLSEKTLFTELGIPTPSFVAASTEQELMDAAIDCGFPCVVKTRRMGYDGRGQRFLHSVDDVSTAWNSLNSDALIVESFVHFDREVSIIVARNRHGDVVHYPLASNSHRNGILHVSEAPWHDERDTALAQNYAAKLLSHFDYCGVLTIELFSTKDGLLVNEIAPRVHNSGHWTIEGAETSQFENHLRAILNWQLGSTAPRGHSAMINFLGRMPDANTCYAVPGMHFHSYGKSNRPSRKVGHGTINATTPEAVSEAVSQFETLYTPDL